The Halobacterium sp. CBA1132 genome has a segment encoding these proteins:
- a CDS encoding division plane positioning ATPase MipZ produces the protein MQSRTAALVGVAGGAGTTRTAVETAGVLARDGASVGIFDAAFATQGLAQYVDGRIDTDATSLLIDPDVDPTAARHDLAPDAPGEIAAYPAFAPFARIAEAKAPNAAERLETRLAALEATHDYVLVDTPPVAANQAVAAATSADRVAAVLPPGDRGVDSLQRARGRLADVGTGFDLAVANRVADAPPDADHALPPHAETGVPGAPVTLDGDGAYTAGIAAFAASLFDTELDVEIEDDTLLDAAREKLA, from the coding sequence ATGCAGTCACGAACTGCCGCGCTCGTCGGTGTCGCCGGCGGCGCCGGCACCACCCGTACCGCCGTCGAAACCGCCGGCGTACTCGCCCGAGACGGCGCCAGCGTCGGCATCTTCGACGCCGCGTTCGCCACGCAGGGACTCGCACAGTACGTCGACGGCCGCATCGACACAGACGCCACGTCCCTTCTGATCGACCCGGACGTCGACCCCACCGCGGCGCGCCACGACCTCGCGCCCGACGCACCCGGCGAAATCGCTGCGTATCCCGCCTTCGCGCCGTTCGCGCGCATCGCCGAGGCGAAAGCGCCGAACGCGGCCGAACGCCTCGAAACGCGACTCGCGGCCCTCGAAGCCACCCACGACTACGTGCTCGTGGACACGCCGCCGGTCGCCGCGAATCAGGCCGTCGCCGCCGCCACGAGTGCCGACCGCGTCGCGGCCGTCCTCCCACCGGGTGACCGCGGCGTCGACAGCCTCCAGCGCGCCCGCGGCCGCCTCGCGGACGTCGGCACCGGCTTCGACCTCGCGGTCGCGAACCGCGTCGCCGACGCGCCACCGGACGCCGACCACGCCCTCCCCCCGCACGCCGAGACCGGAGTCCCCGGAGCGCCAGTCACGTTGGACGGAGATGGTGCCTATACCGCTGGAATCGCCGCGTTCGCCGCGTCGCTGTTCGACACCGAACTCGACGTCGAAATCGAGGACGACACGCTGCTGGACGCCGCCCGCGAGAAACTCGCCTGA
- the glmM gene encoding phosphoglucosamine mutase, translating into MKVFGSSGTRGVANEELTPGFVQGVAKAAGSVWRTDRVAVARDTRTTGGMLVNAATAGLQSVGVDVDRLGVVPTPGLQAYAEREGVPAVMVTASHNPAEYNGVKLVGADGVELPVDDLERIERKFLTEQFDEVAWNAVGDDVDVASARRQYVEQLLDAVDREAIAAADLTVALDPGHGAGALTSPEFYRRLGCKVVTVNGQPDGHFPGRDPEPVAENLDDLGGLVRATDADVGIAHDGDADRAIFFDEHGDYIEGDATLAALAEAELDDSDTTVSAVNVSQRLVDVCERTGADLELTPIGSTQIMTRIRQLESEGETVPVAGEGNGGVIFPGYRMTRDGAYTGARFLELLADSAASEVVAPYSDYHNVRVNVGYENDAEREALLGAAEEQALDADAERTTIDGYRLDYGDAWVLARPSGTEPVVRIYAEATSEERAGSLADEFAAALRAAKAGV; encoded by the coding sequence ATGAAAGTGTTCGGGTCCAGCGGCACCCGGGGCGTGGCGAACGAGGAGCTCACTCCCGGGTTCGTGCAGGGGGTGGCGAAGGCCGCGGGGTCGGTGTGGCGGACCGACCGCGTGGCCGTCGCGCGCGACACGCGAACGACCGGCGGGATGCTCGTGAACGCCGCGACCGCCGGCCTCCAGAGCGTCGGCGTCGACGTCGACCGACTGGGCGTGGTGCCGACGCCCGGCCTGCAGGCGTACGCCGAGCGCGAGGGCGTGCCCGCGGTGATGGTGACCGCGAGCCACAACCCCGCGGAGTACAACGGCGTCAAACTCGTCGGCGCGGACGGCGTGGAACTGCCGGTCGACGACCTCGAACGCATCGAGCGGAAGTTCCTCACCGAGCAGTTCGACGAGGTAGCGTGGAACGCCGTCGGCGACGACGTGGACGTCGCGTCCGCGCGCCGCCAGTACGTCGAACAGCTGCTGGACGCCGTCGACCGCGAGGCCATCGCAGCGGCGGACCTCACGGTCGCGCTCGACCCCGGCCACGGCGCGGGCGCGCTCACCAGCCCCGAGTTCTACCGGCGCCTCGGCTGCAAGGTCGTCACCGTGAACGGCCAGCCGGACGGCCACTTCCCGGGCCGAGACCCCGAGCCGGTCGCGGAGAACCTCGACGACCTCGGCGGCCTCGTGCGGGCGACCGACGCCGACGTCGGCATCGCCCACGACGGCGACGCCGACCGCGCCATCTTCTTCGACGAACACGGCGACTACATCGAGGGCGACGCGACGCTGGCGGCGCTCGCGGAGGCCGAACTCGACGACAGCGATACCACTGTCTCTGCGGTGAACGTCAGCCAGCGCCTCGTGGACGTCTGCGAGCGCACGGGCGCGGACCTCGAACTCACGCCCATCGGCTCCACTCAGATTATGACGCGCATCCGCCAACTGGAGTCGGAGGGCGAGACGGTGCCGGTCGCCGGCGAGGGCAACGGCGGGGTCATCTTCCCGGGCTACCGGATGACCCGCGACGGCGCGTACACGGGCGCTCGCTTCCTCGAACTGCTCGCCGACAGCGCGGCCAGCGAGGTCGTCGCGCCGTACAGCGACTACCACAACGTCCGCGTCAACGTCGGCTACGAGAACGACGCCGAGCGCGAGGCGCTGCTCGGCGCGGCCGAAGAACAGGCGTTGGACGCCGACGCCGAACGCACCACCATCGACGGCTACCGCCTCGACTACGGCGACGCGTGGGTGCTTGCACGCCCGTCGGGTACGGAGCCGGTCGTCCGCATCTACGCGGAAGCCACCAGCGAGGAGCGCGCGGGCTCGCTCGCCGACGAGTTCGCCGCCGCGCTCCGCGCCGCGAAAGCCGGCGTCTAG
- the prs gene encoding ribose-phosphate diphosphokinase, with amino-acid sequence MILSGSATQQLAAALAAELGDDLARVEYESFPDGEHVVRVPPVDGRAVAVASTVSSDAHVELLQLQDAAREAGADEIVTVIPYMGYARQDEAFEPGEPVSARAMARAISTGTDRVITVCPHERRVLGFFDVPASAVDASARLANPLPADLADPVFLAPDEGAVGLAESVRDGYGTGDTDHFEKHRHSGSEVTVTPSDVDVSGRDVVVVDDIIATGSTMSEAVGELDDPARVYVTCVHPLLAGNARLKLANAGVEAVYGTDTIERAVSTVSAAPAVAETLQSL; translated from the coding sequence ATGATACTCAGCGGGTCCGCGACCCAGCAGCTCGCCGCGGCGCTCGCGGCGGAGCTCGGCGACGACCTCGCGCGCGTCGAGTACGAGTCGTTCCCGGACGGCGAGCACGTCGTCCGCGTCCCACCCGTCGACGGTCGCGCCGTCGCCGTCGCCTCCACCGTCTCCAGCGACGCGCACGTCGAACTCCTCCAGTTGCAGGACGCCGCCCGCGAGGCCGGCGCCGACGAAATCGTCACCGTCATTCCCTACATGGGGTACGCCCGGCAGGACGAGGCGTTCGAACCCGGCGAACCCGTCTCGGCGCGCGCGATGGCGCGCGCCATCTCCACGGGCACCGACCGCGTGATTACGGTCTGCCCGCACGAGCGCCGCGTCCTCGGCTTCTTCGACGTCCCCGCGAGTGCCGTGGACGCGTCCGCGCGCCTCGCGAACCCGCTGCCCGCGGACCTCGCGGACCCGGTCTTCCTCGCGCCCGACGAGGGCGCCGTCGGCCTCGCGGAGTCCGTCCGGGACGGCTACGGCACGGGCGACACCGACCACTTCGAGAAACACCGCCACTCCGGCAGCGAGGTCACGGTCACGCCCAGCGATGTCGACGTCTCCGGCCGCGACGTCGTCGTCGTCGACGACATCATCGCGACCGGCTCCACGATGAGCGAAGCCGTCGGCGAACTCGACGACCCCGCGCGCGTCTACGTCACCTGCGTCCACCCGCTGCTCGCCGGGAACGCCCGCCTCAAGCTCGCGAACGCCGGCGTCGAGGCCGTCTACGGCACCGACACCATCGAGCGCGCCGTCTCCACCGTGAGCGCCGCGCCCGCCGTCGCGGAGACGCTGCAGTCGCTGTAA
- a CDS encoding transcription initiation factor IIB family protein produces MSQSLTCPECQGSVRQRATERVCTDCGLVVSEDRIDRGPEWRSFADDDTNPERTGAPLTRARHDRGLSTEIGRSTRVKGRKRRRLKRMRRQHKRASIPSKADRNQVYGFTEIRRLVGKLDLPRSVRDQACALFDSAQNDGLLRGRSIEGFAAAAVYAVCRTNALSRTLGEVEAVARADEGELSAAYDAMNRELGLPTGPIDPRDYLPRYATELDLSQDVERAAREYVAEAEDRNLVSGRNPSGVAAACLYTAACDRDVPLTQADAADVADVTPVTLRSTYDDLTE; encoded by the coding sequence ATGAGCCAATCACTGACCTGTCCCGAGTGTCAGGGTTCCGTCCGCCAGCGAGCGACCGAACGCGTCTGCACCGACTGCGGACTCGTCGTCTCCGAGGACCGCATCGACCGCGGCCCCGAGTGGCGCAGTTTCGCTGACGACGACACCAACCCAGAGCGCACCGGCGCGCCGCTCACGCGCGCCAGACACGACCGCGGCCTCTCCACGGAAATCGGCCGCTCGACCCGCGTGAAGGGGCGCAAACGCCGCCGCCTCAAGCGGATGCGCCGCCAGCACAAGCGTGCCTCCATCCCGTCGAAAGCCGACCGCAACCAAGTGTACGGGTTCACCGAGATTCGGCGCCTCGTCGGCAAACTCGACCTGCCGCGCAGCGTCCGCGACCAAGCGTGTGCGCTGTTCGACTCCGCGCAGAACGACGGCCTGCTCCGCGGGCGCTCCATCGAGGGGTTCGCTGCCGCGGCCGTCTACGCGGTCTGCCGGACGAACGCGCTCTCGCGCACGCTCGGCGAAGTCGAAGCCGTCGCCCGCGCCGACGAGGGCGAACTCTCGGCCGCCTACGACGCGATGAACCGCGAACTCGGCCTTCCGACTGGACCAATCGACCCACGTGACTACCTGCCGCGGTACGCGACCGAACTCGACCTTTCCCAAGACGTCGAGCGCGCCGCCCGCGAGTACGTCGCGGAAGCCGAAGACAGGAACCTCGTCTCCGGGCGCAACCCCAGCGGCGTCGCCGCGGCGTGCCTCTACACGGCCGCCTGCGACCGCGACGTTCCGCTCACGCAGGCCGACGCCGCCGACGTCGCGGACGTGACGCCGGTGACGCTGCGGTCGACGTACGACGACCTCACCGAGTAG
- a CDS encoding thioesterase family protein — protein MADAFEALADADVRGDATFTLDAEHATVAFGPHDDPPGDPAAVDATPEEATRVLGTPHLLAQFEALVRETLRGRLPEGTGVVDRGASVSHLAPVSVGRDVDVSVTLVGVERPDLSFACRAERDDGASVATGDLTLRVVDRDQFRDSVAGRRRE, from the coding sequence ATGGCCGACGCTTTCGAAGCGCTCGCCGACGCGGACGTTCGCGGCGACGCCACGTTCACGCTCGACGCCGAACACGCCACCGTCGCCTTCGGTCCCCACGACGACCCGCCGGGCGACCCCGCGGCCGTCGACGCGACGCCCGAGGAAGCCACGCGCGTGCTCGGGACGCCGCACCTCCTCGCGCAGTTCGAGGCGCTCGTGCGCGAGACGCTCCGCGGCCGCCTCCCCGAGGGCACCGGCGTCGTCGACCGCGGCGCCTCGGTGTCGCACCTCGCTCCCGTCTCGGTCGGCCGCGACGTCGACGTCTCCGTGACGCTGGTCGGCGTCGAGCGCCCGGACCTCTCGTTCGCGTGCCGCGCGGAGCGCGACGACGGCGCGTCCGTCGCCACCGGCGACCTCACGCTCCGCGTCGTCGACCGCGACCAGTTCCGGGACAGCGTCGCCGGGCGCCGACGCGAGTAG
- a CDS encoding RNA-guided endonuclease TnpB family protein — MAKQVVTRTYTASIRNQQQVQDDLDALGFSASKLWNVGRWVCDRVWSEIGHIPSHTELTAYLKSHERYDDLHSQSSQRVLQELAEAFNGWYTKRRNGDTRANPPGYRKHGDEHPRSTVTFKQKGFKLDTEYGRVRLSKGSNLKEYWSDFILCEYQTRPDVDLSTVENVQQARVVWTSDEWELHFVCKVEIEVSEAPGEKTVGVDLGINNFAALAYEDGHSELYPLNCLKQDDYYFNKRIARCDDSDSEQATRLNQKKSARRTHYCHTLSKHIVERCVDKGVGTIVVGDLSDIREDEENGESKNWDKHGNLDLHSWAFDRFTSMLEYKAEMEGITVEQVSERDTSKSCSYCGRKRSANRVERGLYVCDECETVANADVNGAENIRQKVSPSSPNLSVNRSNGWLAQPSTYLFDSESGCFAPREQVTS; from the coding sequence ATGGCGAAACAGGTCGTCACCCGTACCTACACTGCTTCCATACGGAACCAGCAACAGGTGCAAGACGACCTTGACGCCCTCGGGTTCTCAGCCTCGAAACTCTGGAACGTTGGGCGGTGGGTCTGCGACCGTGTGTGGAGTGAAATCGGCCACATTCCCAGTCACACCGAACTCACCGCGTACCTCAAGAGCCACGAACGTTATGATGACCTGCATTCTCAGTCAAGTCAGCGAGTCCTTCAAGAACTCGCTGAGGCGTTCAACGGCTGGTACACCAAACGACGCAACGGAGATACACGGGCGAACCCGCCCGGCTACCGCAAACACGGTGACGAACACCCGCGAAGCACGGTCACGTTCAAGCAGAAAGGCTTCAAACTCGACACCGAGTACGGGAGAGTCCGACTTAGCAAAGGCTCGAACCTCAAGGAGTATTGGTCGGACTTCATCCTCTGCGAGTACCAGACCCGCCCCGATGTTGACCTCTCCACCGTGGAGAACGTCCAACAAGCCAGAGTCGTCTGGACTAGTGACGAGTGGGAGTTGCACTTCGTGTGCAAGGTCGAAATCGAGGTTTCTGAAGCACCCGGTGAGAAAACCGTGGGTGTTGACCTCGGTATCAACAACTTCGCCGCGCTCGCCTACGAGGACGGTCACAGCGAACTGTACCCGCTGAACTGTTTGAAGCAGGACGACTACTACTTCAACAAACGCATCGCTCGCTGTGATGACTCCGATTCCGAGCAGGCCACGCGGTTGAACCAGAAGAAGTCGGCTCGGCGCACCCACTACTGCCACACCCTCTCCAAGCACATCGTCGAACGGTGCGTAGACAAAGGTGTGGGAACGATCGTGGTGGGCGACCTCTCCGACATCCGCGAGGATGAGGAGAACGGCGAGTCAAAGAACTGGGACAAGCACGGAAACCTCGACCTGCACTCGTGGGCGTTCGACCGCTTCACCTCGATGCTTGAGTACAAAGCCGAGATGGAAGGCATCACGGTCGAGCAGGTATCGGAGCGTGATACATCGAAGTCGTGTTCGTACTGTGGTCGGAAGCGTAGCGCGAACCGTGTGGAGCGCGGGTTGTACGTCTGTGACGAGTGCGAGACGGTGGCGAACGCGGACGTGAACGGTGCTGAGAACATTCGACAGAAAGTATCTCCGAGTTCACCGAATCTGTCGGTGAATAGGAGTAACGGCTGGTTGGCACAGCCATCGACGTACCTGTTCGATTCAGAGAGCGGCTGCTTCGCACCGCGAGAACAGGTCACATCGTAG
- the ileS gene encoding isoleucine--tRNA ligase: protein MSRFADVPDQYDPEDVEDRVFDYWDDVDAYEQTKQHRADGEDFFFVDGPPYTSGAAHMGTTWNKTLKDAYIRYHRMRGYDVTDRPGYDMHGLPIETKVEEELGFESKKDIEEYGEQNFIDACKEFADRNLEGLQSDFQSFGVWMDWENPYKTVDPSYMESAWWAFDRVHERDLVERGKRSISQCPRCETAIANNEVEYDDVEDPSIYVTFDLDDREGSLVVWTTTPWTIPANEYVAVDEDGDYQQVRATKDGEERVLYVAEECVEDVLRAGGYDDYDVEQSFTGSHMLGWSYTPPLADEVPANPVGADGTHEVYHGDWVEADRTGLVHSAPGHGEEDFDRGEELGLPVFCPVGEDGVYTAEGGKYEGEFVRDANEGIIDDLAGKGALLAEETVSHSYGHCWRCDTGIIQIVTDQWFITITDVKDELLENMDESEWHPQWARDNRFRDFVEDAPDWNVSRQRYWGIPVPIWTPESDWSGDVDDVLVVGTREELAELADQDIDPETVDLHKDTVDDITITVDGTTYTRVPDVFDVWLDSSVASWGTLNYPEQEDDFEELWPADLIMEAHDQTRGWFWSQLGMGTAAMGEVPYDEVLMHGYANMPDGRGMSKSKGITIEPNEVIEEYGADPMRLFLLSVSPQGQDMRFSWEETENMQRDLNILWNVFRFPRPYMAMDDFDANVPEPFGGENAGVSVDDVSLETVDEWLLSTLQRVKGDATDHWEDFQQHKALDEILEFVTGDLSRYYVQVVRERMWEEGDSESKTAAYATLQRALLEVTAMLAPYAPLVTDELYQHLTAEDAYDTVHMCDWPEVEERYRQPALEDDVAALRDIEEAGSHARQQAGRKLRWPVTRIVVDADDDRVASAVREHSDLLTDRLNARRVEVVDEGESWGELAFSARADMSVLGPAFGDDAGEVMQALNDAHVESADLDALAEQVSEDLGRDVELTPEMVEFVEEAPEHVAGADFEGVFASAASEGSSDEQSESYGGTVYVDTELDEDVESEGYAREVIRRVQEMRKDLDLAMDAEIRLDVVVFDDRVARLVSEHEDLIEEETRARELGEVEDGYREEWDVEGTKLALEIEEL, encoded by the coding sequence ATGAGCCGATTCGCCGACGTACCCGACCAGTACGACCCCGAGGACGTCGAGGACCGGGTGTTCGACTACTGGGACGACGTCGACGCGTACGAGCAGACCAAGCAACACCGAGCGGACGGCGAGGACTTCTTCTTCGTGGACGGCCCGCCGTACACGTCGGGCGCCGCGCACATGGGGACGACGTGGAACAAGACGCTGAAGGACGCCTACATCCGCTACCACCGGATGCGGGGCTACGACGTCACCGACCGCCCGGGCTACGACATGCACGGCCTCCCCATCGAGACGAAAGTCGAGGAAGAGCTGGGCTTCGAGTCGAAGAAGGACATCGAGGAGTACGGCGAACAGAACTTCATCGACGCCTGCAAGGAGTTCGCCGACCGGAATCTGGAGGGACTGCAGTCGGACTTCCAGAGCTTCGGCGTCTGGATGGACTGGGAGAACCCCTACAAGACCGTCGACCCGTCGTACATGGAGTCGGCGTGGTGGGCGTTCGACCGCGTCCACGAGCGCGACCTCGTCGAGCGCGGGAAGCGCTCCATCAGTCAGTGTCCGCGTTGCGAGACCGCCATCGCGAACAACGAAGTGGAGTACGACGACGTCGAGGACCCCTCCATCTACGTGACCTTCGACCTCGACGACCGCGAGGGGTCGCTGGTCGTGTGGACGACGACGCCGTGGACGATTCCCGCCAACGAGTACGTCGCCGTCGACGAGGACGGCGACTACCAGCAGGTTCGCGCGACGAAGGACGGCGAAGAGCGCGTGCTCTACGTCGCCGAGGAGTGCGTCGAGGACGTGCTACGAGCGGGCGGCTACGACGACTACGACGTCGAACAGTCGTTCACGGGCAGCCACATGCTCGGCTGGTCGTACACGCCGCCGCTGGCCGACGAGGTGCCCGCGAACCCCGTGGGCGCCGACGGCACGCACGAGGTCTACCACGGCGACTGGGTGGAGGCCGACCGCACGGGCCTCGTTCACTCCGCGCCCGGCCACGGTGAGGAGGACTTCGACCGCGGCGAGGAACTCGGCCTGCCGGTGTTCTGTCCGGTCGGCGAGGACGGCGTCTACACTGCGGAAGGCGGTAAGTACGAGGGCGAGTTCGTCCGGGACGCCAACGAGGGAATTATCGACGACCTCGCAGGGAAGGGCGCGCTGCTCGCCGAGGAGACCGTATCTCACTCCTACGGGCACTGCTGGCGCTGCGACACGGGCATCATCCAGATTGTCACCGACCAGTGGTTCATCACCATCACCGACGTCAAGGACGAACTGCTGGAGAACATGGACGAGTCCGAGTGGCACCCGCAGTGGGCGCGGGACAACCGCTTCCGCGACTTCGTCGAGGACGCGCCGGACTGGAACGTCAGCCGGCAGCGCTACTGGGGCATTCCCGTCCCTATCTGGACGCCCGAGAGCGACTGGAGCGGCGATGTCGACGACGTGCTCGTCGTCGGCACGCGCGAGGAACTCGCGGAACTCGCCGACCAAGACATCGACCCCGAGACGGTCGACCTCCACAAGGACACTGTCGACGACATCACCATCACCGTCGACGGTACGACGTACACGCGCGTCCCGGACGTCTTCGACGTCTGGCTGGACTCGTCGGTGGCGTCGTGGGGCACCCTGAACTACCCCGAGCAGGAGGACGACTTCGAGGAGCTGTGGCCCGCGGACCTCATCATGGAAGCCCACGACCAGACCCGCGGCTGGTTCTGGTCGCAACTCGGCATGGGCACGGCGGCGATGGGGGAAGTGCCCTACGACGAGGTGCTCATGCACGGGTACGCGAACATGCCCGACGGCCGCGGGATGTCCAAGTCGAAGGGCATCACCATCGAGCCCAACGAGGTCATCGAGGAGTACGGCGCCGACCCGATGCGGCTGTTCTTGCTGTCGGTGAGCCCGCAGGGCCAAGACATGCGGTTCTCGTGGGAGGAGACCGAGAACATGCAGCGGGACCTCAACATTCTCTGGAACGTGTTCCGGTTCCCGCGGCCGTACATGGCGATGGACGACTTCGACGCGAACGTCCCCGAGCCGTTCGGCGGTGAGAACGCGGGCGTGTCCGTCGACGACGTCTCCCTGGAGACGGTCGACGAGTGGCTGCTCTCGACGCTCCAGCGCGTCAAGGGCGACGCGACCGACCACTGGGAGGACTTCCAGCAGCACAAGGCCCTCGACGAGATTCTGGAGTTCGTCACGGGCGACCTCTCCCGGTACTACGTGCAGGTCGTCCGCGAGCGCATGTGGGAGGAGGGCGACTCCGAGTCGAAGACCGCGGCCTACGCCACGCTCCAGCGCGCGCTGCTGGAAGTCACCGCGATGCTGGCGCCGTACGCACCGCTCGTGACGGACGAGCTCTACCAGCACCTCACGGCCGAGGACGCCTACGACACCGTCCACATGTGCGACTGGCCCGAGGTCGAGGAGCGCTACCGCCAGCCCGCGCTCGAAGACGACGTGGCGGCGCTGCGGGACATCGAGGAAGCCGGCAGCCACGCCCGCCAGCAGGCGGGTCGGAAGCTCCGCTGGCCGGTGACGCGCATCGTCGTGGACGCCGACGACGACCGCGTCGCGAGCGCCGTCCGCGAACACTCCGACCTGCTCACCGACCGCCTGAACGCGCGCCGCGTCGAAGTCGTCGACGAGGGCGAGAGCTGGGGCGAACTGGCGTTCAGCGCGCGCGCCGACATGAGCGTGCTCGGCCCCGCGTTCGGCGACGACGCCGGCGAGGTCATGCAGGCGCTCAACGACGCGCACGTCGAGTCCGCGGACCTCGACGCGCTCGCCGAGCAGGTCAGCGAGGACCTCGGCCGCGACGTGGAACTCACCCCGGAGATGGTCGAGTTCGTCGAGGAGGCGCCCGAGCACGTCGCCGGCGCCGACTTCGAGGGGGTCTTCGCGAGCGCTGCGAGCGAAGGCTCGTCGGACGAGCAAAGCGAGTCCTACGGTGGGACGGTCTACGTCGACACCGAACTCGACGAGGACGTCGAGAGCGAGGGGTACGCCCGCGAGGTCATCCGGCGCGTCCAGGAGATGCGCAAGGACCTCGACCTCGCGATGGACGCCGAGATTCGCCTCGACGTCGTGGTGTTCGACGACCGCGTCGCGCGGCTGGTCTCCGAGCACGAAGACCTCATCGAGGAGGAGACCCGCGCTCGCGAACTCGGCGAAGTCGAGGACGGCTACCGCGAGGAGTGGGACGTCGAGGGCACGAAGCTCGCGCTCGAAATAGAGGAGCTGTAG
- a CDS encoding HIT family protein: MSEDCIFCQIVDGEIPARVVYEDADVLAFLDANPLAAGHTLVIPKAHHETLGDVPPESGEMMFAALHYLTPIVEESVDASGSNVAFNNGEAAGQEVPHVHGHIIPRFDDDGGRPIHAVAGERPDLSDDELDDIAANIADSAGED; encoded by the coding sequence ATGAGCGAGGACTGCATCTTCTGTCAGATTGTGGACGGAGAGATTCCCGCGCGCGTCGTCTACGAGGACGCCGACGTGCTCGCGTTCCTCGACGCGAACCCGCTGGCGGCCGGGCACACGCTCGTCATCCCCAAAGCCCACCACGAGACGCTCGGGGACGTCCCGCCGGAGAGCGGCGAGATGATGTTCGCGGCGCTGCACTACCTCACGCCCATCGTCGAGGAGAGCGTCGACGCCAGCGGCAGCAACGTCGCGTTCAACAACGGCGAGGCCGCCGGGCAGGAAGTCCCGCACGTCCACGGGCACATCATCCCGCGCTTCGACGACGACGGCGGCCGCCCCATCCACGCCGTCGCGGGCGAACGCCCGGACCTCTCCGACGACGAACTCGACGACATCGCCGCCAACATCGCCGACAGCGCCGGCGAAGACTGA
- a CDS encoding AAA family ATPase encodes MILAVCGGKGGVGKTTTALNLAAELGAVLVDADLGMADVPAGRGPDLHDVLAGRADAVEAVRESGAVDVLPCGRTLAGAREGDPRRLVDALHAVADAYGDVVVDCPAGLRADVGLPLLVADACVLVTTPDRAALADALRARSLAVELNAGLAAVAYNRADSAGEEVANALGAPVVAVPDEESVAAAMDAGLPVAAADGEAAAVTRFAALAERVRATQ; translated from the coding sequence GTGATTCTGGCTGTCTGCGGCGGGAAGGGAGGCGTCGGGAAGACCACGACGGCGCTCAACCTCGCGGCCGAACTGGGGGCGGTGCTCGTGGACGCGGACCTCGGGATGGCGGACGTGCCGGCGGGCCGTGGGCCGGACCTCCACGACGTGCTCGCGGGCCGTGCCGACGCGGTGGAGGCGGTCCGCGAGTCCGGCGCAGTCGACGTGCTCCCCTGTGGGCGGACGCTTGCTGGCGCTCGCGAGGGCGACCCGCGACGGCTGGTGGACGCGCTTCATGCTGTCGCGGATGCCTACGGCGACGTGGTCGTGGACTGTCCCGCGGGCCTGCGTGCGGATGTCGGCCTGCCGCTGCTGGTCGCGGACGCCTGCGTGCTCGTGACGACGCCGGACCGCGCGGCGCTGGCGGACGCGCTCCGCGCGCGGTCACTGGCCGTCGAACTGAACGCGGGACTCGCGGCCGTCGCGTACAACCGAGCGGACAGCGCCGGCGAGGAGGTGGCGAACGCGCTGGGCGCGCCCGTGGTCGCGGTGCCCGACGAGGAGTCGGTGGCGGCGGCGATGGACGCGGGACTCCCGGTCGCGGCAGCCGACGGCGAGGCAGCGGCTGTGACGCGGTTCGCGGCGCTGGCAGAACGAGTGCGGGCGACGCAGTAG